In a single window of the Prochlorococcus marinus str. AS9601 genome:
- a CDS encoding O-acetylhomoserine aminocarboxypropyltransferase/cysteine synthase family protein encodes MSNQKFETLQLHAGQVPDPTTNSRAVPIYQTSSYVFDNAEHGANLFGLKEFGNIYTRLMNPTTDVFEKRMAALEGGMAALATSSGQAAQFLAIVNCMTAGDNFVSTSFLYGGTYNQFKVQFPRLGIEVKFADGDSIDSFRNKIDDKTKAIYVESMGNPRFNIPDFEGLSALAKENGIPLIVDNTLGAGGALIRPIDFGADVVVESATKWIGGHGTSIGGVIVDAGTFDWGNGKFPLMSEPSAAYHGLVHWDAFGFGSDICKSLGVPDNRNIAFALRARLECLRDWGSAQSPFNSFLLLQGLETLSLRIERQTSNALELAKWLDTNSNVSSVNYPGLESDPYYSSAKKYTTGRGMGCMLMFSLNGGYENAVRFIDSLKLASHLANVGDSKTLVIHPASTTHQQLSEEEQLSAGVTPTMVRVSVGIEHIDDIKADFEQALSKIT; translated from the coding sequence GGAGCTAACCTTTTTGGATTAAAAGAATTTGGAAATATTTATACTCGACTTATGAATCCCACCACAGATGTCTTCGAAAAAAGGATGGCAGCTTTGGAGGGAGGTATGGCAGCACTCGCAACATCCTCAGGTCAAGCTGCTCAATTCCTGGCAATCGTGAACTGCATGACAGCAGGGGATAATTTTGTCTCTACATCTTTTTTATATGGTGGGACCTACAATCAATTTAAAGTACAATTTCCAAGATTAGGAATAGAAGTTAAATTTGCTGATGGTGATAGTATCGATAGTTTTAGAAATAAAATTGATGATAAAACCAAAGCAATATATGTTGAATCAATGGGAAATCCTAGGTTCAACATTCCAGATTTTGAGGGACTCTCTGCTTTAGCGAAGGAAAATGGAATTCCTCTAATAGTGGATAATACCCTTGGTGCTGGTGGTGCTTTAATAAGACCAATTGATTTTGGAGCGGATGTTGTTGTGGAAAGTGCAACTAAATGGATCGGTGGACATGGAACAAGCATCGGTGGGGTTATTGTTGATGCCGGAACCTTTGATTGGGGAAATGGTAAATTCCCACTAATGAGTGAGCCAAGCGCTGCTTATCATGGGCTCGTTCATTGGGACGCTTTTGGATTCGGTAGTGATATCTGCAAATCTTTGGGAGTACCTGATAACAGGAATATAGCTTTTGCTTTAAGAGCAAGACTTGAATGCCTCAGAGACTGGGGGTCAGCTCAAAGTCCTTTTAATTCTTTCTTGCTATTGCAGGGTTTGGAAACTCTAAGTTTAAGAATAGAAAGACAAACTTCTAATGCTCTTGAATTAGCAAAATGGTTAGATACTAATTCTAATGTAAGTAGTGTTAATTATCCTGGCCTAGAATCTGACCCATATTACTCTAGTGCCAAAAAATATACTACTGGAAGGGGAATGGGTTGCATGCTTATGTTCTCCCTAAATGGGGGTTATGAAAATGCAGTAAGATTTATTGATTCCTTAAAATTGGCGAGCCACCTTGCTAACGTGGGTGATTCAAAAACATTAGTAATTCATCCTGCTTCAACAACTCATCAGCAATTATCTGAAGAAGAACAATTATCTGCAGGTGTGACTCCTACAATGGTAAGAGTTTCTGTAGGAATCGAACATATTGATGATATAAAAGCAGATTTCGAACAAGCACTTTCAAAAATCACATAG
- a CDS encoding homoserine O-succinyltransferase: MALIIPSNYHKISDVEKNHISWIEPELAKRQDIRPLRIGILNIMPLGKQYEFNLLHPLGLSPLQIEPVWIKLKTHSYKTWDLNHLNNLYITWEEANNPKPLDGIIITGAPIEHLAFEEVKYWDEFVKIVNEARNSCASTLGLCWAGFALAYLAGVDKQVFDRKLFGVFPLKSLVPGHPLMGTQDDEFICPQSRFAGLPDLEMEKAQKEGKLNLLAYGENVGYTIFESNDQKQLMHLGHPEYTVHRIISEIERDKEKGDVPPPENFDLYSSKTAWRSHRNLLFQQWLWFCYQQVSLN, encoded by the coding sequence TTGGCTTTAATAATTCCTAGTAACTATCACAAGATTAGTGATGTCGAGAAAAATCATATATCTTGGATCGAACCAGAATTGGCAAAAAGACAGGATATACGTCCTCTTAGGATTGGTATTTTAAATATCATGCCTCTTGGCAAACAGTATGAATTTAACTTACTACATCCACTTGGTTTATCTCCTCTTCAAATTGAGCCAGTTTGGATAAAGCTTAAGACTCACTCTTATAAAACATGGGATCTTAATCATCTAAATAATCTATACATAACTTGGGAAGAAGCAAATAATCCAAAACCGTTAGATGGAATCATTATTACTGGAGCACCTATTGAGCACCTAGCCTTTGAGGAGGTTAAGTATTGGGATGAATTTGTGAAAATTGTAAATGAAGCCAGAAATTCTTGTGCGAGTACTCTTGGATTATGTTGGGCTGGCTTTGCTCTGGCTTATTTGGCAGGGGTTGATAAGCAAGTTTTTGATAGGAAATTATTTGGGGTATTCCCTTTAAAAAGTCTTGTTCCTGGACACCCTTTGATGGGTACACAAGATGATGAATTTATTTGTCCTCAAAGTAGATTTGCTGGATTACCAGATTTGGAAATGGAGAAGGCCCAAAAAGAAGGGAAATTGAATTTGTTGGCATATGGAGAAAACGTTGGATATACAATATTTGAATCTAATGATCAAAAACAACTTATGCATTTAGGTCATCCTGAGTATACGGTGCATAGAATTATTAGTGAAATTGAAAGAGACAAAGAAAAGGGAGATGTTCCTCCACCTGAAAATTTTGATCTATATAGTTCAAAAACCGCTTGGAGATCTCATAGGAATTTACTTTTTCAGCAATGGCTTTGGTTTTGTTATCAACAAGTTAGTCTTAATTAA
- a CDS encoding SulP family inorganic anion transporter has translation MSNFSRYLSKNWLDDPKSNILSGLVVAFAMIPEAIAFSGIAGVDPKVGLFGAFCLSITIAIVGGRRGMITSATGSTALLMTGLVAYGESQAPGLGVPYLIAAGILTGIFQILWGYLRLAYQMRFVPTGVLSGFVNALALLIFQAQLPQLGIGIKESKELVEQTISQYPINSQIPVVWILVILGLVIIYGLPKITKVVPSQLIAIVVITLISIFFNLDVPTVSDLGKLPDGLPSISLPFGSIENGKVPFSLETLGIILPTSLAISLVGLMETFLTQDILDDVTDTSSNKNKEARGQGIANIVASLFGGMAGCALVGQSVMNTENGGKSRLSTLSSGISLLIMIILLKSWIGAIPMAALVAIMITIAISTADINGLKNIRKIPKSDTAVMLMTFSVTMLTKPHNLALGVIAGVALAAILFSRKVAKVITVSGAKENNLTTYKVKGQLFFVSKIYFLQGFDIHEHPENIVIDMSLAHIWDQSGVVALEQIIRKFQNGGSKVEIVGLNKESLNLFERLGGIESAH, from the coding sequence ATGTCAAATTTCTCAAGATATTTATCTAAAAATTGGTTAGATGATCCAAAGTCAAATATTCTCTCTGGCTTAGTTGTAGCTTTTGCAATGATCCCAGAAGCAATTGCTTTTTCAGGTATAGCTGGTGTAGATCCTAAAGTTGGCCTTTTTGGTGCATTTTGCCTATCTATAACGATTGCCATTGTTGGAGGTAGAAGGGGGATGATCACTTCAGCCACAGGTTCAACAGCTCTTTTAATGACTGGACTTGTTGCTTATGGAGAATCACAAGCTCCTGGATTAGGAGTCCCATATCTCATTGCAGCTGGAATATTAACTGGAATTTTCCAAATTCTTTGGGGATACTTAAGGCTTGCCTACCAAATGCGATTCGTTCCAACAGGAGTATTAAGTGGATTTGTAAATGCATTGGCACTTTTAATATTTCAAGCACAACTACCTCAGTTAGGAATAGGGATTAAAGAATCAAAAGAATTAGTTGAACAAACTATCAGTCAATATCCAATTAACTCTCAGATTCCAGTAGTTTGGATTCTTGTAATCCTAGGATTAGTAATTATCTATGGACTTCCAAAAATCACAAAAGTAGTACCATCGCAACTTATCGCAATAGTAGTAATTACTCTTATAAGCATATTTTTTAATCTAGATGTCCCAACAGTTAGCGATTTGGGTAAATTACCTGATGGATTGCCAAGTATTTCTCTTCCTTTTGGATCAATAGAAAATGGGAAAGTACCTTTTAGTCTTGAAACATTAGGGATAATTTTACCGACTTCACTTGCAATATCTCTCGTAGGTTTAATGGAAACCTTTTTAACTCAAGACATTTTAGACGATGTAACTGATACAAGTTCTAATAAAAATAAAGAAGCAAGAGGACAGGGAATCGCAAATATTGTGGCATCCTTATTTGGTGGAATGGCAGGATGTGCCTTAGTTGGGCAATCTGTAATGAATACTGAGAATGGTGGTAAATCTAGATTATCAACCCTCTCCTCAGGTATATCTCTACTAATTATGATTATCCTCTTGAAGTCTTGGATTGGAGCAATCCCAATGGCGGCTTTAGTAGCAATCATGATAACGATTGCAATAAGTACAGCAGATATAAATGGATTAAAAAATATTAGAAAGATACCTAAAAGCGATACTGCAGTCATGCTTATGACTTTCTCAGTTACTATGCTTACAAAACCTCATAATCTTGCGCTTGGAGTTATTGCAGGAGTTGCATTAGCTGCAATTCTTTTCAGCAGAAAAGTTGCAAAAGTTATAACTGTCTCAGGAGCAAAAGAAAATAATTTAACTACCTATAAAGTAAAAGGACAATTATTTTTTGTAAGTAAAATTTATTTTTTACAAGGATTTGATATTCATGAACATCCAGAAAATATTGTAATTGACATGTCTTTAGCTCATATTTGGGATCAAAGTGGCGTTGTTGCTCTTGAGCAAATTATTAGAAAATTCCAGAATGGTGGATCTAAAGTTGAAATTGTAGGATTAAATAAAGAAAGTCTTAACCTATTTGAAAGACTAGGTGGTATTGAAAGCGCTCATTGA
- a CDS encoding FAD-binding protein has translation MKNNSLLEVPNINSKDAKLKKLIYDVDESLFYEDNYSNEEFEHLCVCSGGTTSSCAKNGFTTLDLRKNYNKIHLDRKTNLVTIGGGVIMGDLVNHLQKHNRSFPIGLSKLPGAGYILTGGVSPLSRAYGLAIDNIESIKGFLGNGTFISLKKNQINPEEQLIWEAIKGAAPFFSIITEIELKTIQSNPIKVIEGFVNPNELSEIIKLSEEFPENISLQWIYAQKIYIYIFAELNNLEDKRTEENLMLLDKFPTLEKQFYENFNKINFFPKELNLYELNANNHSEVISLLGEDLKNDIPIFIKCLSEIMENKPNNSCYIASQQLGGKTKKLNHGASFFVHRKSTWKPWIYASWKKNDLQEKEVALEWIYKSWSKLKRFYPNIHLAQLHNHLNSHEEEITLAFGNRMNELKTLKNIFDPQGILPPL, from the coding sequence GTGAAAAATAATAGTTTGCTTGAAGTTCCAAATATCAACTCAAAAGATGCAAAATTAAAGAAATTAATTTATGACGTTGATGAGTCCTTATTTTATGAGGATAACTATTCTAATGAAGAATTCGAGCACCTTTGCGTATGCAGTGGAGGTACAACCTCTAGCTGTGCAAAAAATGGTTTTACAACTCTTGATCTAAGAAAAAATTACAACAAAATTCACCTAGATAGAAAAACCAATTTAGTGACAATTGGAGGTGGAGTAATAATGGGGGATCTAGTAAATCATTTACAAAAACATAATCGAAGTTTTCCAATCGGACTTTCTAAACTTCCTGGAGCAGGCTATATACTCACTGGTGGAGTAAGCCCGCTCAGTAGAGCCTACGGATTAGCTATTGATAATATTGAATCAATAAAAGGTTTCTTGGGAAATGGCACATTTATCTCTTTAAAAAAAAATCAAATAAATCCAGAAGAACAATTGATTTGGGAAGCAATTAAAGGCGCAGCACCCTTCTTTTCAATTATTACTGAAATAGAACTTAAGACTATCCAATCTAATCCAATCAAGGTTATTGAAGGATTTGTAAATCCAAATGAACTTTCAGAAATAATAAAACTATCAGAGGAATTTCCAGAAAATATTAGTCTTCAATGGATTTATGCCCAAAAAATTTATATATATATTTTTGCTGAGCTTAATAATTTAGAGGATAAAAGAACAGAAGAAAACTTAATGCTTCTAGACAAATTTCCTACTCTTGAAAAACAATTTTATGAAAACTTTAACAAAATTAATTTTTTCCCAAAGGAATTGAATTTATATGAGCTGAATGCAAATAACCATTCTGAGGTAATTAGTCTTCTTGGAGAAGATTTAAAAAATGATATTCCAATTTTTATAAAATGTTTGAGTGAAATAATGGAAAATAAACCTAATAATTCCTGTTATATTGCTTCTCAACAATTAGGTGGCAAAACTAAAAAGTTAAATCATGGAGCAAGCTTTTTTGTTCATAGAAAAAGTACTTGGAAACCATGGATATATGCATCATGGAAAAAAAATGATCTTCAAGAAAAAGAAGTCGCTCTGGAATGGATTTATAAATCATGGAGCAAGCTAAAAAGGTTTTATCCAAATATTCACTTAGCCCAATTGCATAATCATTTGAATTCTCATGAAGAAGAAATTACATTAGCCTTTGGAAATAGAATGAACGAATTAAAAACTTTAAAGAATATTTTTGACCCACAAGGTATTTTGCCTCCTCTATGA
- a CDS encoding sirohydrochlorin chelatase — protein MILDNLDSKLNNQVAILICGHGSRNKLAITEFQELTQFIQKRYPNYLVEYGFLEFAKPSLVDALDKLRDLSIKKVIAIPAMLFAAGHVKNDIPSLLMNYSSKTGIEIIYGRELGINNLMISAACERVKDVFKQNNTLKPEESLLVVVGRGSSDPDANSNVSKITRMIVEGIGLGWGETVFSGVTFPLVEPGLKNVARLGYKNIIIFPYFLFSGVLVTRIKRQSDLVAINNPNISFIHAKYLSSQSYVVDTFVERIEEILNNEGNNFMNCSTCKYRSNLFGFEKEVGMVQESHHDHVEGLGISCDLCDPECNGACEIQNQIPTHNQEKSNSGGGDYLEHEHVEAHQHEHDHHHHHHSIYPNSKHPLGPVTLRLPNKD, from the coding sequence TTGATTTTGGATAATTTAGATTCGAAGTTAAATAATCAAGTCGCGATACTTATCTGTGGACACGGCAGTAGAAATAAACTAGCCATTACTGAATTTCAAGAATTAACTCAGTTTATCCAAAAAAGATATCCAAACTATTTGGTTGAATATGGTTTCTTGGAATTCGCTAAACCTTCACTTGTTGATGCTCTAGACAAATTAAGAGATCTTTCTATAAAAAAAGTAATTGCAATACCCGCAATGCTTTTCGCTGCTGGCCATGTGAAAAATGATATACCTAGCTTGCTTATGAATTATTCAAGTAAAACAGGTATTGAAATAATTTATGGAAGAGAATTAGGTATTAATAATTTAATGATTAGTGCAGCTTGTGAAAGAGTTAAAGATGTATTTAAACAAAATAATACACTTAAACCTGAAGAATCATTATTAGTTGTTGTTGGTAGAGGCTCTTCTGACCCAGATGCGAATTCCAATGTTTCAAAAATTACGAGAATGATCGTAGAAGGTATTGGTTTAGGGTGGGGGGAAACAGTTTTTTCTGGGGTAACTTTCCCTCTAGTTGAACCTGGCTTGAAAAATGTTGCGAGACTTGGTTATAAAAATATAATTATTTTCCCTTATTTCCTTTTCTCAGGTGTCCTTGTCACAAGAATAAAAAGGCAAAGTGATTTAGTTGCTATTAATAATCCAAATATTTCATTTATACATGCAAAATATCTTTCGTCACAGTCTTATGTGGTCGACACTTTTGTAGAAAGGATTGAAGAGATTCTTAATAACGAAGGTAATAATTTTATGAATTGCTCAACCTGTAAATATAGGTCAAATTTATTTGGCTTTGAAAAAGAAGTTGGAATGGTACAAGAAAGTCATCATGACCATGTAGAGGGCTTGGGTATCAGTTGTGATTTATGTGATCCTGAATGTAATGGTGCTTGTGAAATACAAAATCAAATACCAACTCATAACCAAGAAAAATCAAACTCAGGAGGAGGAGATTACTTGGAACATGAACATGTGGAGGCTCATCAACATGAACATGATCACCATCACCATCACCATAGTATTTATCCAAATTCAAAACACCCTTTAGGACCTGTCACGCTTCGCTTGCCTAATAAAGACTAA
- a CDS encoding DUF2811 domain-containing protein, with translation MDQISQSNLTDKKLVECSPNKVSLETELSETLYDTMKDFVLSNPTWDQYKLINSALATFFVQNGCTDNAVSEIYLNQLFTPSKSF, from the coding sequence ATGGATCAAATCAGCCAGTCAAATTTAACTGACAAGAAACTTGTCGAGTGCTCTCCAAATAAAGTCTCTTTAGAAACAGAGCTTTCAGAAACTCTTTATGACACTATGAAAGATTTTGTATTAAGTAACCCAACTTGGGATCAATATAAGCTTATAAATTCAGCATTAGCTACTTTTTTCGTTCAAAACGGATGTACAGATAATGCTGTCTCAGAAATTTATTTAAATCAATTATTTACACCATCTAAGTCTTTTTAA
- a CDS encoding GMC oxidoreductase has translation MDISPYDAIVVGSGATGGIAALTLAEQGIKVLVIEAGPQVKRHEASNDEPKSTFKRLSGVLTKKHANQCQHPGYWKNNPDLYSNELKHPYDFPTKKPFLWTQGKQYGGRSLTWGGITLRLSSEDFHPAKKDGFGPNWPISYDELSPHYDFIENFCGIYGRKDDIKEVPNGKYIGEIPLTENENVFGNKVKSKLNYPFIQSRGFDRNSSVKEKKWPKSSSLGSSLKKALDTGNVQIISNYLVESFEINKATELASKLTIVNLENGQKEVLNCDLIFLCASTISTLRILLNSEYKTNSSGFKDNSGKLGKYLMDHISICRFFSVPKTKNSDKPVDNPPDLSGAGSFFIPFGSNLPEIDDINFHRGYGIWGAIDRLGIPKFLQKDTNTSIGFLIAHGEVLPREKNSVSLSRKTDEWGIPIPFIEFEWSKNELNMAKHMENTIRKSITAANGEIKNINELINIPLGSLFTKNLIALSDSPPPPGYYIHEVGGAPMGIDEENSVVDKFNRLWRCKNVLVLDGACWPTSSWQSPTLTMMALSRRACLNIKKT, from the coding sequence TTGGATATAAGTCCTTATGATGCAATTGTTGTTGGTTCTGGAGCTACAGGAGGAATAGCAGCACTTACATTGGCAGAACAAGGAATCAAAGTTTTAGTAATAGAAGCAGGGCCTCAAGTTAAAAGGCATGAAGCTAGTAATGATGAGCCAAAAAGTACATTCAAAAGATTATCAGGAGTTTTAACAAAAAAACATGCCAATCAATGCCAACATCCTGGTTATTGGAAAAATAATCCTGACTTATATTCAAATGAATTGAAGCATCCTTATGACTTCCCAACAAAAAAGCCATTTCTTTGGACCCAAGGTAAACAATATGGGGGGAGATCATTAACTTGGGGAGGCATAACATTAAGACTTTCCTCAGAAGACTTTCATCCTGCTAAAAAAGACGGATTCGGACCAAACTGGCCTATTTCATACGATGAACTATCCCCTCACTATGATTTCATTGAAAATTTTTGCGGCATCTATGGACGAAAAGATGACATTAAAGAAGTCCCAAACGGTAAATATATTGGAGAAATACCTCTTACAGAAAACGAAAATGTTTTTGGTAACAAAGTAAAATCAAAATTAAACTATCCATTTATCCAATCAAGAGGATTTGACCGTAATTCATCAGTAAAAGAAAAAAAATGGCCAAAGTCCTCTAGCTTAGGAAGCTCTTTAAAAAAAGCTTTAGATACTGGAAATGTACAAATAATCTCTAATTACCTAGTGGAGTCTTTTGAGATTAACAAGGCAACAGAGCTTGCCTCAAAACTAACGATCGTAAACCTAGAAAATGGACAAAAAGAAGTCTTGAATTGTGATTTAATTTTTCTCTGCGCGTCAACAATTTCAACACTCAGAATACTACTAAACTCAGAATATAAAACAAATTCCTCAGGGTTTAAAGATAATTCTGGGAAATTAGGCAAATACCTCATGGATCACATATCTATCTGTAGATTTTTTTCAGTCCCAAAAACAAAAAACTCAGATAAACCAGTAGATAATCCACCCGATCTTTCTGGAGCAGGCAGCTTCTTTATTCCATTTGGTTCAAATTTACCAGAAATTGACGACATAAATTTCCATAGAGGTTATGGAATCTGGGGGGCAATTGATCGATTAGGGATTCCTAAATTTTTGCAAAAAGACACAAACACATCCATTGGCTTTCTTATCGCCCATGGCGAAGTCCTTCCTAGAGAGAAAAACTCAGTTTCTCTCTCACGAAAAACAGATGAATGGGGTATCCCAATTCCCTTCATTGAATTCGAATGGAGCAAAAATGAATTAAATATGGCTAAACATATGGAAAACACAATACGTAAATCAATCACAGCTGCTAATGGAGAAATAAAAAATATTAATGAACTAATTAATATCCCATTAGGGAGTCTATTTACAAAAAATTTGATCGCACTTTCAGATAGTCCTCCTCCTCCTGGATATTACATTCATGAAGTAGGGGGGGCACCAATGGGGATAGATGAAGAAAATAGCGTAGTTGATAAATTTAATAGATTATGGAGATGCAAGAATGTACTTGTATTAGATGGAGCATGCTGGCCCACATCATCTTGGCAAAGCCCTACACTTACGATGATGGCCTTGAGTAGAAGAGCCTGCTTAAATATTAAAAAGACTTAG
- a CDS encoding pentapeptide repeat-containing protein encodes MRFIILTVLMIVLTLPSRSFAALDYGKQSLIGADFSGSDLKGATFYLTDLQDANLSDCELQNATLYGAKLKDTNLSNSNLREVTLDSAILDGTDLSNTNLEDSFAYSTQFENVKIQGADFTNVFLPKDIIRKFCESATGTNPITNRETRETLECDYI; translated from the coding sequence ATGAGATTTATAATTTTAACTGTTTTAATGATTGTTTTAACTCTCCCTTCTAGAAGCTTCGCTGCATTGGATTATGGTAAACAATCCTTAATTGGAGCTGATTTTTCTGGATCTGATTTAAAAGGAGCAACTTTCTATTTGACTGATTTACAAGATGCAAATTTATCAGATTGTGAGCTTCAAAATGCTACTCTTTATGGAGCAAAATTGAAAGATACTAATTTAAGTAACTCCAATTTAAGAGAAGTAACTTTAGACTCGGCTATTTTAGATGGAACAGATTTATCAAATACTAACTTAGAGGATTCATTTGCTTATAGTACACAGTTTGAAAATGTAAAGATACAAGGCGCAGACTTCACAAATGTTTTTTTGCCAAAAGATATTATTAGGAAATTTTGTGAGAGTGCCACTGGAACTAATCCAATTACAAATAGAGAAACTAGAGAAACTTTAGAGTGTGATTACATTTAA
- a CDS encoding VHS domain-containing protein, which translates to MPSNWSKIRDEWLDRTAVAKDDAKWALEALINSEEELFEIEQKIKNKEDAISQVKFLKKKVKETISSKEISLDDIALNTSNSNKVQISVPSNLTYLLKVWAAAEGRDLSSVAFQCLETGIREMKSKGSIPSVAVNRYDSACQKRIALAEVNNLLEKYELAQDEIK; encoded by the coding sequence ATGCCTAGTAATTGGTCAAAAATAAGAGATGAATGGCTTGATAGAACTGCTGTTGCGAAAGATGATGCTAAATGGGCATTAGAAGCTTTAATTAATTCTGAAGAAGAGTTATTTGAAATAGAGCAGAAAATAAAGAATAAAGAGGACGCTATAAGCCAAGTAAAATTTTTGAAGAAAAAAGTTAAAGAAACTATTTCCTCTAAAGAAATTAGTCTCGATGATATTGCATTAAATACTTCAAATTCAAACAAAGTACAGATCTCAGTACCATCAAACCTTACTTATCTTTTGAAAGTTTGGGCCGCAGCAGAAGGAAGAGATCTATCAAGTGTTGCTTTTCAATGTTTAGAAACTGGTATAAGGGAAATGAAAAGCAAAGGTTCAATACCTTCAGTAGCAGTAAATAGATATGACTCGGCCTGTCAAAAGAGGATTGCACTAGCAGAAGTAAACAATCTATTGGAGAAATACGAATTAGCTCAGGATGAAATCAAATAA
- the gloA gene encoding lactoylglutathione lyase, with product MRILHTMLRVGDLDKSIDFYVNRLGMNLLRKKDYPHGKFTLAFVGYGSEKENSVIELTYNWDKKSEDYELGDKYGHIAIGVKDIHLICQGLENNGCKITTKPKTMKNSTTVLAFVEDPDGYKIELIERD from the coding sequence ATGCGTATATTACATACAATGCTGAGAGTTGGAGACTTAGATAAATCCATCGACTTCTATGTCAATAGATTAGGCATGAATTTATTAAGAAAAAAGGATTACCCTCATGGAAAGTTCACTTTGGCATTTGTTGGTTATGGCTCAGAAAAAGAAAACTCAGTAATTGAATTAACTTATAACTGGGACAAAAAGTCTGAAGACTATGAGCTTGGAGATAAATATGGTCACATAGCTATTGGAGTAAAAGATATTCATCTTATTTGCCAAGGATTAGAAAATAATGGTTGCAAAATAACAACCAAACCTAAAACAATGAAAAATAGTACTACTGTCTTGGCTTTTGTTGAGGATCCTGATGGTTATAAAATTGAACTTATTGAAAGAGATTAA
- a CDS encoding Tic20 family protein: MNQIFQRLSSVFLYTLPLKASIPFGYYLFYKYSFLKILLLLTFPIAIIEKSLPFGSFLLFIILFAGLARNPNVPYFVRYNACQALLIDIALIIISYLLRIFPIVELGSIIFIFTLCIFIYSISQCIYGVEPEIPLISKSVRMQI, translated from the coding sequence TTGAATCAGATATTCCAGAGACTCTCATCAGTATTTTTGTATACTTTGCCATTAAAGGCATCAATACCTTTTGGATATTACTTGTTCTATAAATATTCATTTTTAAAAATACTATTATTACTAACTTTCCCGATAGCCATAATTGAAAAATCTTTGCCTTTTGGTAGTTTTTTATTATTTATAATTTTGTTTGCTGGATTAGCAAGGAATCCAAATGTTCCCTATTTCGTTAGATATAACGCATGCCAAGCATTACTTATCGATATTGCTTTAATAATAATTTCATATCTCTTGAGAATATTTCCAATAGTTGAATTAGGCTCAATAATTTTTATATTTACACTATGTATTTTTATTTATTCCATTTCTCAATGTATTTATGGAGTTGAACCTGAAATTCCCTTAATTAGTAAATCTGTAAGAATGCAAATCTAA
- a CDS encoding DUF4278 domain-containing protein: MTLIYRGQKYVQNKEAAKKQHNELTYRGKAYTS, translated from the coding sequence ATGACTCTAATTTACAGAGGACAAAAGTACGTCCAGAACAAAGAAGCAGCTAAAAAGCAGCACAATGAACTAACTTATAGAGGAAAAGCTTACACAAGCTAG
- a CDS encoding RNA recognition motif-containing protein, which produces MTLSLNIGNLFNDSSSHALVDELRKRTSEEDILDFEEKFNSKNEKNLHVYICRFLKNRSISRGVASRWLITIIENKASKIDALQK; this is translated from the coding sequence ATGACATTAAGCTTAAATATTGGGAACTTGTTTAATGATTCCTCCAGTCATGCATTGGTGGATGAGTTAAGAAAAAGAACATCAGAAGAGGATATCTTAGATTTTGAGGAAAAATTTAACTCCAAAAACGAAAAAAATCTACACGTATATATATGTAGATTTCTAAAAAATAGATCAATATCCAGAGGGGTAGCCTCTAGATGGTTAATAACCATAATTGAAAACAAAGCATCAAAAATTGATGCATTGCAAAAATAA